A window of Roseateles sp. XES5 genomic DNA:
GCGCCGGCGTCGACACGACCGTCAAGGCCTTCGTCGACTTCCAGAACGACGTCTGCGCCAAGGACATCCGCCTTGCCGTGCGCGAGGGCATGCACTCGATCGAGCATATCAAGCGCTTCACCACCAACGGCATGGCGACGGACCAGGGCAAGCTGTCCAACATCCACGGTCTTGCCATCGCCTCGGAAGTGCTGAACCGCGAGATTCCGAAGATCGGTCTCACCACCTTCCGCGCCCCCTATACGCCCGTCACCTTCGGCGCGCTGATCAGCCATTCGCGCGGCGACCTGTTCGACCCGGCGCGCAAGACGCCGATCCACGCCTGGGAAGAAGCGCATGGCGCGGTCTTCGAGGACGTCGGCAACTGGAAGCGTGCCTGGTACTATCCGCGCTCGGGCGAGACCATGCACGATGCGGTCAACCGCGAGTGCCGCACGGTGCGTAATGTTGCCGGCCTGTTCGACGCCTCGACGCTCGGCAAGATCGAAGTCGTCGGTCCCGATGCCGGCGAATTCATGAACCTCATGTACACCAACGCCTGGGATACGCTGAAGCCCGGCCGCTGCCGCTACGGCATCATGCTGCGCGAGGACGGTTTCGTCTATGACGACGGCGTCGTCGGTCGCCTGGCGGAAGACCGCTTCCACGTCACCACCACGACGGGCGGTGCGCCGCGCGTCATGCACCACATGGAAGACTACCTGCAGACGGAATTCCCGCATCTCAAGGTCTGGCTGACCTCGACCACGGAACAGTGGTCGGTCATTGCCGTACAGGGCCCGAAGGCGCGCGAAATTCTCGAGCCGCTGGTCGAGGGCATCGACATCTCCAACGAGGCCTTCCCGCATATGAGCGTGCGCGAAGGCAAGATCTGCGGCGTGCCGACCCGGCTCTTCCGCATGTCGTTCACCGGTGAAGCTGGCTACGAAGTCAACGTTCCCGCCGATTACGGTCAGGCCGTATGGGAAGCCATCTGGGCACGGGCAGAACCGCTCGGCGCCTGCGCCTACGGCACGGAAACCATGCACGTGCTGCGCGCCGAGAAGGGCTATATCATCGTCGGCCAGGATACGGACGGTACGGTTACGCCCTTTGACGCCAGCCTCGGCTGGGCCGTCTCCAAGAAGAAGGCGGACTTCGTGGGCATCCGCGGTCTCAAGCGCCCGGACCTCGTCAAGGAAGGCCGCAAGCAGCTCGTCGGCCTGCTGACGAAGGACCCGAAGGTGGTTCTGGAGGAGGGCGCGCAGATCGTCGCCGATCCGAACGAACCCAAGCCCATGAAGATGCTCGGCCACGTGACCTCGTCCTATTGGTCGGAAAACTGCGGCCGGTCGATCGCCATGGCGCTCGTTGCCGGCGGCCAGGCTCGCCTGGGCCAGACGCTCTACGTGCCGATGCCCGACCGCACCATCGCGGTCGAGGTCAGCGACATGGTCTTCATCGACAAGGAAGGAGGACGCCTCAATGGCTGATCACGCTCTTCGCAAGGCGCCGCTTGCCGGCCGCCATGGCGGCTCCGCCGGCGCGCGCGTCACGCCCGCCGCTCCCGCAACCCGTCTGTCGCTCCGCGCGGGCGAGGATGCCATCGGCACGCTCTCGCTGGCCTTCGGCCTCGAACTGCCGCGGCGGCCAAAAACCTCGGCGTCCGTCAGCGGTCGCCACGCGCTCTGGCTCGGCCCGGACGAGTGGCTGCTGATCGACGAGAACGGCGCGGACCTGATGGGCATCGCGTCGGGCGTTTCCGCGCTGCATTCGGCGACGGACGTGTCCCACCGCAACACGGCGGTCCTCGTTTCCGGCCCCAATGCGGCCGGTGCGATCGCCAGCGCCTGCCCGCTCGACCTCGGCAATACGGCCTTCCCGGTCGGCGCGGCGGCGCGCACGGTGCTCGGCAAGATCGAGGTCGTGCTGCTGCGCACGGGTGAAGAGGATTATCGCGTCGAATGCTGGCGCTCGTTCTCGCCCTACGCCTTCGGTCTTCTCGTCGAAGGTGCGGAAGACGCCGGCCTCTGATCCTTCAGAGGAAACGGTAGAAAAACAGGGCTGTCTCCCGCGTGCCGGGGGACAGCCCTTCGTACAGGTGCCTGTCGAAACCGCCGAGCGCAAAGCCCTGGCGCAGATAGAAGCGGCAGGCCGCGACATCGTTCGTCTGGGTCTCGAGGCGCAGGCCCGGCAGGCCCCTTTCCCCCGCCCAGTCGGCGGCCTGCTGCATCAGCCGCTGCGCAGCGCCCGTCCCGCGCCATTCGACATCGACGGCAAGATCGTCGACGACGGCGAAATTGTTCCAGCCGATGGAAAGCGCGATGTAGCCGACCGGTGTCTTGTCGCCGATGGCGACGAAGAGCGTCTTGTCCGTCGCTCCGATGCTGGCTTCGAGGTCCGCCGGGTCGAAGCCGTAGCTCTTGGCATAGGGCTCGACGGGCCGGGCGCGGGCCAGCCAGTCGCCCTCGAAGGGCGGGGCGGCCTCGCGGGTGACGAGGAAGGAGAAGTCGCAGGCGGCAAGGGCGCCAAGGTCCTCCCGCGCGGCGACACGGACCTTCACACGCTCTCCGGCCGATCCTTCGGATCGAACTGGATGATGGTGATCCAGTCGGCCGTCAGCGCCGGCTTGCGCTCGTTCTCGACCTCGACCGACGCATCGTAACGGATCGTCACCATGCCGGCGCCGCGGAAGCGGGCCTCGGCCAGCGTGAAGCGGCCGCGCACGCGCGCGCCGCTCTTCACCGGCGTGATGAAGCGGATTTTCTCGAAGCCGTAATTGATGCCCATCGTCTGCTCCACGATGCGCGGCAGGCAGTCGTAGTTCATCGCCGAGAGCAGGGACAGGGTGAGGAAGCCATGCGCGATGGTGCCGCCGAACGGCGTTTCGGCCGCCGCCCGCACCGGATCGGTATGGATGAACTGGTGATCCTCCGTCGCATCGGCAAAACGGTCGATCATTGCCTGGTCGACGGTGAACCAGCGCGAAACGCCGATTTCCTTTCCGACCTGGGCGGGAATGTCTTTCAGATGAATGGTGGCTGGCATGAGGCCTTCTCGCCGCTTGAAGGAAGTCTTTTTTAGAGAGACGGTTTGTCCGGGCAATGAAAATCAGTAGGTTTCGACAAAAATTTCGATGGCGCGCGCCAGCAGCATGCCGCTTGCGGGATGGTTGACGGCAAGCAGGCTCGTCCAGCCGCGCCCTTCCGACGGGGGAAGCGACAGGGCCTGTTCGCCATGGCTGCGGTTGATGGCGATGGCAAGGCGGACGATGCGCTGTTGCGTGCGGTCAGGCGTTTTCAACAGCACCAGCAATGTGCCGGCGAAGGGAGCCTCCCAATCGCCGACCGTCATGGGGCTGCCGGAGAGCGTCAGCCAGGCGACATCGCCCGCGCCGCTGAGGAAGGTCGTCTCGCCGAGGGCGGGGAAGCGCTTGCGGATCGCCGAGAGCATGGCGGTGTGTTCGATCAGGCCTTCGTCCAGCCGGTCCCAATGCATCCAGGTGATCGCATTGTCCTGACAATAGGCGTTGTTGTTGCCCTGCTGGCTGCGCCCGCCTTCATCGCCGGCCGTCAGCATGACGGTGCCGCGCGCGAGGAAGAGGCTGGACAGCAGCGCCTTCACATCCGCGCGGCGGGCGGAAAGCACGGCGCCATCCGTGGTCTCGCCCTCGGCGCCGTTGTTCCAGGAATGGTTCTCGTTGTGGCCGTCGCGGTTGTCTTCGCCGTTGGCCGCATTGTGTTTGACCGTATGCGAGACGAGGTCCATCAGCGTGAAGCCGTCATGGGCGGCGAGGAAGTTGACGGTGCGGGTGCGTTCGGCGCCGTGGCGGGTGAAGATGTCGGAAGAGCCGGCAAAAGCGGTGACGAAGGCGCCGAGCGTGTGGCTGTCGCCGCGCCAGAACATGCGCGTGTCGTCGCGGTAGCGGTCGTTCCATTCGAGGAAGGGGGCAGGGAAGTTGCCGAGCTGGTAACCGCCCGGACCGATGTCCCAAGGCTCGGCGACGAGAACGCGGTCCCTGAGCAGCGGGTCGTTGCAGATCTCCGAGAGGAGGGCGGCGCGGGCGGAGAAGCCGTCGGCCTCGCGGCCGAGAATGGTGGCAAGGTCGAAGCGGAAGCCGTCGACGCCGGCATGGCGCACGAAGTGGCGCAGGCTGTCCAGCACCAACTGGCGCACGACCGGATGCTCGCCGGCAATGGTGTTGCCGCAGCCGGTATCGTTGATCAGCTCGCCCGGCCGGTCCGGCACGTGGCGGTAATAGGTAAGATTGTCGAGACCGCGCATGGAGAGCGTCGCGCCGTGGCGGTCGCTCTCGCCGGAATGGTTGAAGACGAGGTCGAGGATGACGCCGATGTTTTCCGCGCGCAAAGTCGCGACGGTGTCGGCCAGCTCCTTCATGCCGCCCGGAACGAGGCGCGGATCGAGTGCCATCAGGGCGATGGGATTATAGCCCCAGCTGTTGGAAAGACCGAGCGGCGGCAGGTGGCGCTCGTCGATCCAGGCGGTGATCGGCATCAACTCGACCGCATCGACGCCAAGGCGCTTCAGGTGGGCGAGCACGGCGGGGTGAGCGAGGGCGCCGACCGTGCCGCGCATTGCCGCGGGCACGTCGGGGTGCAGCATGGTGAAGGCGCGGACCGCCACTTCGTAGACGACGCCGCCGGAACGGAAGATCGGCGGCTTTATCGCAACGGGTTGGTCCCGGATGACGATGGCCTTCGGCACGATATCGGCGGTCTCCGCGCCGAAGAGCGCCAGCCGTCCGTCATGCACGAAGCGGCGGTCGAGTTCCTTGGCATAGGGATCGACGAGCAACTTCGCCGGGTCGAACCAGAGGCCGTGGTCCGGTGAATAGACGCCATCGGCGCGAAAGCCGTAGCGCGTGCCGGCCGCGGCGCCTTCGACGAAGACGCGGTGGAAGCCGTTCTCGTCCCGCCCCATGGTGAGGCGGGCGAGCTCCCTGTCGCCTTCGTTGTCGAACAGGCAGAGATCGACGCGGGCGGCGTCGCGCGAATGGACCGCGAATTCCACCCCGTCCCCTGAGAGCGTGGCGCCCGGCGCGAAGGAGGGGGCGGTGACGGTCATGTTACGTGATCACCGTCGGTTCGGTGCGGCCCGTGCGGCTCTTGATACCGGCGATCTCGTCGGCGACCGCGATGAGGTCGGCCAGCGCCTCCTGGGTATCGATGTCGTGACGGGCGGCATCGGGCTCGAAGCGCTCGATATAGACGCGCAGCGTCGCGCCCGACGTGCCGGTGCCGGAGAGGCGGAAGACGACGCGCGAGCCGCCGACGAACAGGATGCGAATGCCCTGGTTCTTGCTGACGGACTGGTCGACCGGGTCGTTATAGGCGAAGTCGTCGGCCGTCTCGACCGTGAGGGCGCCG
This region includes:
- a CDS encoding GNAT family N-acetyltransferase; this translates as MKVRVAAREDLGALAACDFSFLVTREAAPPFEGDWLARARPVEPYAKSYGFDPADLEASIGATDKTLFVAIGDKTPVGYIALSIGWNNFAVVDDLAVDVEWRGTGAAQRLMQQAADWAGERGLPGLRLETQTNDVAACRFYLRQGFALGGFDRHLYEGLSPGTRETALFFYRFL
- the glgX gene encoding glycogen debranching protein GlgX; its protein translation is MTVTAPSFAPGATLSGDGVEFAVHSRDAARVDLCLFDNEGDRELARLTMGRDENGFHRVFVEGAAAGTRYGFRADGVYSPDHGLWFDPAKLLVDPYAKELDRRFVHDGRLALFGAETADIVPKAIVIRDQPVAIKPPIFRSGGVVYEVAVRAFTMLHPDVPAAMRGTVGALAHPAVLAHLKRLGVDAVELMPITAWIDERHLPPLGLSNSWGYNPIALMALDPRLVPGGMKELADTVATLRAENIGVILDLVFNHSGESDRHGATLSMRGLDNLTYYRHVPDRPGELINDTGCGNTIAGEHPVVRQLVLDSLRHFVRHAGVDGFRFDLATILGREADGFSARAALLSEICNDPLLRDRVLVAEPWDIGPGGYQLGNFPAPFLEWNDRYRDDTRMFWRGDSHTLGAFVTAFAGSSDIFTRHGAERTRTVNFLAAHDGFTLMDLVSHTVKHNAANGEDNRDGHNENHSWNNGAEGETTDGAVLSARRADVKALLSSLFLARGTVMLTAGDEGGRSQQGNNNAYCQDNAITWMHWDRLDEGLIEHTAMLSAIRKRFPALGETTFLSGAGDVAWLTLSGSPMTVGDWEAPFAGTLLVLLKTPDRTQQRIVRLAIAINRSHGEQALSLPPSEGRGWTSLLAVNHPASGMLLARAIEIFVETY
- a CDS encoding MaoC family dehydratase, with the protein product MPATIHLKDIPAQVGKEIGVSRWFTVDQAMIDRFADATEDHQFIHTDPVRAAAETPFGGTIAHGFLTLSLLSAMNYDCLPRIVEQTMGINYGFEKIRFITPVKSGARVRGRFTLAEARFRGAGMVTIRYDASVEVENERKPALTADWITIIQFDPKDRPESV
- a CDS encoding sarcosine oxidase subunit gamma, with protein sequence MADHALRKAPLAGRHGGSAGARVTPAAPATRLSLRAGEDAIGTLSLAFGLELPRRPKTSASVSGRHALWLGPDEWLLIDENGADLMGIASGVSALHSATDVSHRNTAVLVSGPNAAGAIASACPLDLGNTAFPVGAAARTVLGKIEVVLLRTGEEDYRVECWRSFSPYAFGLLVEGAEDAGL